The DNA window CGCTCTTTTTTTCCGGGATGACATTCGCAAGCAGGCCTGCGACAGAGGCTGTCACAAAGGCTGCCAGCGGACGCATAATGGTCATGACAGGGTCAAGCAGTGCCCATGTTACCGCGATGGAATCGGCCCCGGTTTCTGGCGTTGAAATCAGGAACGCCGTTGTTGCACCTCGGCTTGCACCCTGTTTTCTGAGTCCCGTTGCTGCGGGGATAACACCACAGGAGCACAGCGGAAGCGGAACGCCAAGTATCGAAGCCTTGAACACTGAACTCCAGGATTCTTTGCCAAGGTGGCGCACAACAAAGTCGTCAGGGACAAAGGTCTTTACCAGCGCCGCAACAAAGAATCCGAGCAGGACGTATGGCGCGGATTCGTTCAGTATTACCCAGGTGTCATGAGCAAATGTTGTTAGAAAAGCCATTCAGAGTCATTCCTCCGTGTCGTGCTGTTGCGCTCTTCCATGACATGGGACAGGCCCTGGTCAAAGAGGTGGCGTACGTGGTTATCATCAAGTGTATAGAAAACGGATTTACCCGCCCTTCTGTTTTTTATGAGCTTGGCGTGTCGCAGCAGGCGGAGCTGGTGAGATACCGCCGACGAACTCATTTCAAGGATGTTTGCGATGTCGCACACGCACAGCTCCTGCACTGAAAGTGCGTACAGGATTCGAGCACGCGTTGGATCGCCCAGTGCCTTGAACAGGTTCGCTAGCCCTTCAAACGTCTCCGCTTCAGGCATTTTTTTCGCGACGTGCGCCACGACGTCATCGTGTACACAGAATACTTCGCATTCGTCTTTCGACATGTGTTTGTCCTTTGATGAACATGTGAACAGTTGTTCATATGTTCATTATGGAGGGTTTTCTGAACTGTCAAGTCGTGGCTGGCAGGTGAGGAAAATGAGGACTGGATGAGTGGAGATAATTGGGGGCCTGCCCAGCCCGTGAGGGCTGGATGGGTGGGAGAGGGAAGTTGGGGGCCAGCCCCCAAACCCCCGCGTAAGGGAATGATTCCCTTACGTATCCTCATCGAGTTTGAATTCCATCCACGCTTCGCGTGAATGAAATTCAAACTTGGGTGAGAATGGCGTAAAGAAGCTCTTTCTCTTTCCCGTGCGTTGCCACCATTTTCTTTCTGAACGCGAGCGTTCAGAAAGAAAGGGCTGGAGCGCAAAGAAAAAGAACATACGTGCAGTTAATTAGGCCGAAAAAAAGGGGCCGGATGAAGGGGAAAGCCAACGGCTTTCACTCATCCGGCCCCTTTTATTTCGGGCGAAATCGGGATTCCCAAGGGCCTCGTCCTTGGGCGGGGTCAAGGGGCAGCGCCCCTTGCAGGGTTTGGGACGGAGTCCCAATAAAACAACATCACCCGCCCCGCGCCCCTTGCAGAGCTTGGGACCGCGTCCCAATAGTTCTTACTTCTTCATGTTCTTCTGAATGCGAGCCCAGGAGTCACGAAGGCTGGAGGTGCGGTTAAACACGAGGTGATCGGGAGTAGATTCCTTGATGTCGGCGCAGAAGTAGCCTTTGCGTTCGAACTGGCAAACCATACCGGGAGTAAATTCTTTAACGGCAGGCTCGACGCGGCAGTCTGTGAGGACGGTGAGGGAGTCTGGGTTCAGGTTCGAGGTGAAGTCCTGACCTTCTTCGACTTTCATGGGGTCCTCAGCGCTAAAGAGGTGGTCATAAAGGCGGACTTCTGCTGGCAGGGAATGCTTGACGCTGACCCAGTGCAGAGTGCCTTTGACCTTGCGGCCGTCGTTGGACCAGCCGCCCTTTGTTGCGGGGTCGTAGGAGCAGTGAAGCTCAATAACTTCGCCGTTTTCGTCCTTAATGACCTCGTCGCAGGTGATGTAATAGGCAAAACGCAGACGAACTTCCTTGCCGGGTGCAAGACGGAAGAACTTTTTGGGAGCGTCTTCCATGAAGTCGTCACGTTCGATGTAAATTTCGCGAGAGAAGGGGACCTTTCTGGTGCCCATTTCTTCGTTGTCAGGCATGAACGGCATCTCAAAGACGTCTTCCTGATCCTCGGGGTAGTTGGTGATAACGACCTTGAGGGGATTGAGGACGCCGAGAACGCGGGGCGCAGTCTCATTGAGGCTTTCGCGGACGCAGTGCTCCAAAAGGGCGATGTCGACAGTGCTGTCAGCTTTTGAAACGCTGATGCGTTCGCAGAATTCGCGAACTGCTGCGGCGGGATAGCCACGACGGCGGATGCCGCTAATGGTTGGCATGCGCGGGTCGTCCCAGCCAGAGACGTGCTTGTCCTGCACGAGCTGGATGAGCTTGCGCTTGGAGAGCACGGTGTAGTTCAGGTTGAGGCGGGCGAACTCGTACTGATGCGGGCGGGGGGCCAGCTCCAGAGTATCGAGAACCCAGTCATACAGCGGGCGGTTGTTCACGAATTCGAGGGTGCAGACAGAATGCGTAATGCCTTCGATGGCGTCGGAGAGGCAGTGCGCAAAGTCATACATGGGATAAATGCACCATGCATCACCAGTGCGGTGATGGTTGACTTTTCGAATGCGATACAGGGTTGGGTCGCGGAGGACGAGATTGGGGTTCTCCATGTCGATTTTTGCGCGGAGAACGTGGGAACCTTCCTCGAATTCACCAGCACGCATGCGCTCAAAGAGGTCGAGATTTTCTT is part of the Desulfobaculum bizertense DSM 18034 genome and encodes:
- a CDS encoding ArsR/SmtB family transcription factor; translated protein: MSKDECEVFCVHDDVVAHVAKKMPEAETFEGLANLFKALGDPTRARILYALSVQELCVCDIANILEMSSSAVSHQLRLLRHAKLIKNRRAGKSVFYTLDDNHVRHLFDQGLSHVMEERNSTTRRNDSEWLF
- a CDS encoding glutamine--tRNA ligase/YqeY domain fusion protein, with protein sequence MAEPENNETGRVKHFIRAIIDEDLAAGKVKHIATRFPPEPNGYLHLGHAKSICLNFGLAQEYNGTCNLRFDDTNPVKEDVEYVESIKQDVHWLGFDWADRQFFASDYFEKLYAFAVELIKKGKAYVDELSAEEIREYRGTLTKPGKNSPYRDRSVEENLDLFERMRAGEFEEGSHVLRAKIDMENPNLVLRDPTLYRIRKVNHHRTGDAWCIYPMYDFAHCLSDAIEGITHSVCTLEFVNNRPLYDWVLDTLELAPRPHQYEFARLNLNYTVLSKRKLIQLVQDKHVSGWDDPRMPTISGIRRRGYPAAAVREFCERISVSKADSTVDIALLEHCVRESLNETAPRVLGVLNPLKVVITNYPEDQEDVFEMPFMPDNEEMGTRKVPFSREIYIERDDFMEDAPKKFFRLAPGKEVRLRFAYYITCDEVIKDENGEVIELHCSYDPATKGGWSNDGRKVKGTLHWVSVKHSLPAEVRLYDHLFSAEDPMKVEEGQDFTSNLNPDSLTVLTDCRVEPAVKEFTPGMVCQFERKGYFCADIKESTPDHLVFNRTSSLRDSWARIQKNMKK